From Coffea arabica cultivar ET-39 chromosome 10e, Coffea Arabica ET-39 HiFi, whole genome shotgun sequence, one genomic window encodes:
- the LOC140015426 gene encoding uncharacterized protein, translating into MGNLFSSSEIHMVSEQAIMSDKKPGVVSDIVPLVSKITEHKLTGINFLDWNNTIELYLLSISMDGHLTDDPPTDDSKLSWMREDARLYIQIRNSIDSEVVGLVTHCKTVKQLMNYLQFLYSGKGNFSRIYDVCKDFYRADKGDKSLTSYFMDFKKTYEELNMLLPFSCDVEEQRNQREKMAVMSFLAGLPSEFETAKSQILSSSEISSLEDAFRRVLRTENTLPVLSTQPNSVLLSRTTTADSGKQHYKSNGNSTSMGSGPNHSDKNTSNHGQEQGEIVCHYCHKPGHIKRDCRKLQYKKAHSAHIASSCATSDKHVTISADEYARLTQFQETVKQPSGHVTAPVETGKPNACLVSSSPKWVIDSGATDHMTGSHDEEDYW; encoded by the exons ATGGGGAATTTATTCTCTTCCTCTGAAATtcacatggtatcagagcaag CAATTATGTCTGACAAAAAGCCTGGAGTTGTTTCTGATATAGTTCCGCTGGTTTCAAAAATCACGGAACATAAGTTAACTGGAATTAATTTTCTTGATTGGAACAATACTATTGAATTATATCTGCTCAGTATTTCTATGGATGGCCATCTGACTGATGATCCACCTACGGATGACTCTAAATTGTCTTGGATGAGAGAGGATGCTCGCTTGTATATACAGATCCGTAATTCTATTGATAGTGAGGTGGTCGGTCTGGTTACTCATTGTAAGACAGTAAAACAATTAATGAACTATTTACAGTTCTTATATTCTGGAAAAGGAAATTTCTCTCGTATCTATGATGTTTGCAAGGATTTTTACAGGGCAGATAAAGGAGACAAGTCTCTCACCAGTTATTTTATGGACTTCAAGAAAACATATGAAGAGCTCAATATGCTGCTTCCCTTCAGTTGTGATGTGGAGGAACAACGAAATCAGCGAGAGAAGATGGCGGTTATGAGTTTTCTAGCCGGTCTTCCGTCTGAATTTGAGACTGCTAAATCTCAAATTCTTTCCAGTTCAGAAATTTCCAGTCTAGAAGATGCTTTTCGAAGGGTTCTCCGTACAGAGAATACGTTACCTGTTCTATCTACTCAGCCTAACAGTGTTCTTCTTAGCCGAACTACCACAGCTGATTCAGGAAAACAACACTACAAGAGTAATGGCAACAGTACGAGCATGGGGTCGGGGCCCAACCACTCTGATAAGAATACTAGCAATCATGGACAGGAGCAAGGAGAGATTGTATGTCACTACTGTCATAAACCAGGTCATATCAAGCGAGACTGTCGGAAGCTGCAGTATAAGAAGGCTCACTCTGCCCATATTGCATCTAGTTGTGCGACCTCTGACAAGCATGTTACAATATCTGCGGATGAGTATGCTAGATTGACTCAGTTTCAAGAAACAGTGAAACAGCCATCTGGTCATGTTACTGCTCCTGTCGAGACAGGTAAACCCAATGCATGTCTTGTTTCCTCTTCTCCAAAATGGGTCATTGATTCTGGTGCTACTGATCACATGACAG GATCTCATGACGAAGAAGATTATTGGTGA